The following proteins are co-located in the Gloeocapsa sp. PCC 7428 genome:
- a CDS encoding 1-acyl-sn-glycerol-3-phosphate acyltransferase, protein MSANNALQVSQGFLASVGTQMFRYYEDRIPRSGPVLVVSNHRSFMDAPILMAALERPIRFACHHYMAQVPIMREIVTDLLGCFPLEAREKRQQGFFQQALHLLNSSQVVGVFPEGTKPMVTFTQPDHLGNFQRGFAHLALRATTPGTLSKPVTDLTILPMAIASLEEVNTSAVPLKLLSLFDPSEPLFDQSGWHPLVIYRRVAVLVGRPYWISHQQQMEYQGKQAKKAVSELTHYCQTEIAQLLRQGFY, encoded by the coding sequence ATGAGTGCAAATAACGCCTTGCAGGTTTCTCAAGGGTTTCTTGCTTCGGTAGGAACTCAAATGTTTCGCTACTACGAGGATCGCATTCCTCGCAGTGGTCCTGTGCTTGTGGTGAGCAATCATCGCAGTTTTATGGACGCACCAATTCTCATGGCAGCTTTAGAGCGACCGATTCGCTTTGCCTGCCATCACTATATGGCGCAAGTACCAATTATGCGCGAAATCGTCACAGATCTTCTAGGATGCTTTCCCCTAGAGGCAAGAGAAAAAAGACAGCAAGGCTTTTTTCAGCAGGCTTTGCATTTGTTAAATAGTTCTCAAGTCGTGGGCGTGTTTCCAGAAGGAACAAAACCGATGGTGACGTTTACGCAGCCGGATCATTTGGGTAACTTTCAGCGTGGGTTCGCGCATTTGGCTTTACGCGCTACGACACCTGGTACATTGTCAAAGCCTGTCACAGATTTAACGATTCTACCGATGGCGATCGCCTCTTTAGAAGAAGTGAACACTTCGGCGGTGCCTTTAAAGCTACTCAGCTTGTTCGATCCTTCGGAACCTTTGTTCGATCAGTCGGGTTGGCATCCGTTAGTGATTTATCGTCGTGTTGCGGTTTTAGTTGGACGTCCCTATTGGATTTCACACCAACAGCAGATGGAATATCAAGGCAAACAGGCAAAAAAAGCCGTGAGTGAATTAACGCATTACTGCCAAACGGAAATTGCGCAACTACTACGCCAAGGATTCTATTAG
- a CDS encoding AI-2E family transporter, producing the protein MSEPPAKHFWERLNNSVLVRFLLLFACGWASILLLDYFQTVIIIFTSAAILAFLLSYPVQWLRRFLPHGLSVVVVFLLSLIVIAALTITVGLAVLYQGQQLIESVTAFLNSLAPLVGQAEAFLRERNLQVNLEGIEEQIRSQALGFIFSSLATLQIFLANLVTMILIAVVALFMLLDGERLWRLLLKFAPKQQRSRLTGVIKRKFLGFFRGQFLLMVFLTISSFLVFVVLGVPFPLVLAIIIGVFDAIPGIGATLGVSIITLIVLSQSVWLALKVLAACIILQQIQDNLIAPRVMQDSLNLNPVVVFFALLVGARVAGILGIFIAIPLAGVIVTLFEIDEMKAEV; encoded by the coding sequence ATGAGCGAACCACCAGCAAAACATTTTTGGGAACGACTCAACAATTCAGTTCTTGTTCGCTTTTTATTACTATTTGCTTGTGGTTGGGCTTCAATTCTACTTTTAGATTACTTTCAAACTGTCATTATTATTTTTACTTCAGCAGCCATCTTAGCTTTTCTACTTAGCTATCCGGTTCAATGGCTGCGACGTTTTTTACCGCATGGCTTATCTGTCGTTGTTGTTTTCTTACTTAGTCTTATTGTCATTGCTGCTCTGACAATTACTGTAGGCTTAGCTGTATTATATCAAGGTCAACAATTAATTGAGAGTGTCACGGCTTTTTTAAATTCTTTAGCACCATTAGTAGGTCAAGCCGAGGCTTTTTTACGCGAACGTAACTTACAAGTCAATCTAGAAGGAATCGAAGAACAAATTCGCAGTCAAGCTTTAGGATTCATCTTTTCTAGTTTAGCAACACTACAGATTTTTCTGGCGAATCTTGTCACAATGATTTTAATCGCAGTTGTCGCCTTGTTTATGCTACTTGATGGCGAACGCCTGTGGAGATTACTTCTAAAATTTGCACCGAAGCAACAGCGATCGCGTTTGACAGGAGTGATTAAGCGCAAGTTTTTAGGCTTTTTTAGAGGTCAGTTTCTCTTAATGGTATTTTTAACAATTTCTAGCTTTTTAGTCTTTGTTGTGTTAGGAGTACCTTTCCCCTTAGTCTTAGCGATCATTATAGGAGTGTTCGATGCTATTCCTGGTATAGGAGCGACTTTAGGTGTCAGCATTATTACTCTGATTGTTCTATCACAAAGTGTTTGGCTAGCTCTAAAAGTATTAGCTGCTTGTATTATTTTGCAACAAATTCAAGATAACTTAATCGCGCCGCGCGTGATGCAAGATTCGCTGAATCTTAATCCTGTTGTCGTCTTTTTTGCTTTATTAGTAGGAGCAAGAGTCGCAGGAATTTTAGGAATTTTTATTGCTATTCCTTTAGCAGGAGTCATTGTTACTTTGTTCGAGATTGATGAAATGAAAGCAGAAGTATAA
- a CDS encoding NYN domain-containing protein — MLNFESDSIFTPEQVLENRGRVAIFIDGSNLFYAALQLGIEIDYTKLLCRLTAGSRLLRSFFYTGVDRTNEKQQGFLLWMRRNGYRVIAKDLVQLPDGSKKANLDVEIAVDMMALVDSYDTAVLVSGDGDLAYAANAVSYRGSRVEVVSLRTMTSDSLINVSDRYIDLESIKDDIQKTPRQDYLYRPIPTMEIIEQPPQEGIITPDGISNIMPTSQE; from the coding sequence ATGTTAAATTTTGAATCGGATTCGATTTTCACGCCTGAACAGGTGCTAGAAAATCGAGGTAGAGTCGCGATTTTCATCGATGGCTCTAACTTGTTTTACGCTGCCCTGCAACTGGGAATCGAGATTGACTATACAAAACTCTTGTGTCGGCTAACAGCGGGTTCTCGGCTGCTGCGCTCATTTTTCTATACCGGAGTAGACCGCACGAACGAAAAGCAACAAGGCTTTTTATTGTGGATGCGGCGTAATGGGTACAGAGTCATTGCAAAAGATTTAGTACAGTTACCCGATGGCTCAAAGAAAGCTAACTTGGACGTTGAAATCGCCGTTGACATGATGGCACTCGTTGATTCTTACGATACAGCAGTATTAGTGAGTGGCGATGGCGATCTCGCTTATGCAGCAAATGCGGTTAGCTATCGCGGTTCGCGGGTAGAAGTTGTCAGTTTACGCACGATGACAAGCGATAGTTTGATTAATGTCTCGGATCGCTATATCGATTTAGAATCGATTAAAGACGATATTCAAAAGACACCAAGACAAGACTATCTCTATCGCCCAATTCCGACAATGGAAATTATTGAGCAACCACCACAAGAAGGAATTATTACACCTGATGGCATATCAAATATTATGCCAACTTCACAAGAGTAA
- a CDS encoding 1-acyl-sn-glycerol-3-phosphate acyltransferase — protein MARSREPFVSLLLYYAFKWSVVNPMLRVYFRGRVYGAENVPQEGPLVVVSNHASDFDPPILSCCVRRPVAYMAKEELFQIPVFSRAIELYGAYPVKRGSADRSAIRAAVKYLEEGWAAGVFLQGTRTPDGKITEPKLGAALIAAKTNAPLLPVSLWGTHKIMQEGSTIPRSVPVTVRIGQVIPPPSSTDKAELLAVTQKCADAIASLHDLGR, from the coding sequence ATGGCTCGAAGCCGCGAACCTTTTGTTAGTCTACTCCTGTACTACGCCTTCAAGTGGTCAGTTGTTAATCCCATGCTGCGCGTTTACTTTCGAGGACGTGTTTATGGTGCAGAAAATGTTCCCCAGGAAGGACCATTAGTCGTCGTTAGCAACCATGCAAGTGATTTTGACCCGCCGATTCTATCATGTTGCGTGCGCAGACCAGTTGCTTACATGGCGAAAGAAGAATTATTTCAAATTCCCGTTTTCAGTCGTGCGATTGAGTTATATGGTGCTTATCCAGTTAAACGCGGTTCTGCCGATCGCAGTGCGATTCGCGCCGCTGTAAAATATCTTGAAGAAGGATGGGCTGCGGGTGTTTTTTTGCAGGGAACTCGTACACCTGATGGCAAAATTACCGAACCTAAACTCGGTGCAGCTTTGATTGCAGCTAAAACAAACGCACCACTTTTACCCGTTAGTTTGTGGGGAACGCATAAAATTATGCAAGAAGGCTCGACAATACCGCGTTCGGTACCTGTTACAGTCCGAATTGGTCAGGTTATACCTCCACCAAGTTCAACAGATAAAGCTGAACTTCTCGCCGTAACGCAAAAATGTGCAGATGCGATCGCATCTCTACACGACTTGGGGCGCTAA
- the lptC gene encoding LPS export ABC transporter periplasmic protein LptC yields the protein MNRFYLLFSIRRNATASLLAIVLVAIAMGCQNQNQTAQKLSQDTTTVQKVNTELTFNNVDLEQADEQGQTVWKVKAAQATYSQDQQVAQVKNPTGELFQDGKPVYRIQAQEGEVHQDGKQLFLKGQIVATDPKSGLVLRGNELEWRPQEDLLIVRNQLTGSHKQVQAVAQEARVFSRKQRVELQGKVVANTTEPATQLRTEQLTWLIPEERLIADRAIAIDRYQDKKITARSTANSGEFNLKTKIATLKENAQLALVDPPVQVASNSAVWDLNTETVTTDQPVRVVHHQEKMTMTARRGRMDLRQQIAYLDGDVVGSGQKGQTINSQRLTWTIPTQLVEAQGNVVYRQTQPPVSFTGDKAVGKLQNESLVVSSSGSGRRVVTEIVP from the coding sequence ATGAATCGTTTCTATCTTTTATTCTCTATTCGCCGTAACGCCACAGCGTCTCTATTGGCAATTGTGTTGGTAGCGATCGCTATGGGCTGCCAAAATCAAAACCAAACCGCGCAAAAACTTTCGCAAGACACAACGACTGTTCAAAAAGTTAACACTGAGTTGACTTTCAACAACGTCGATTTAGAACAAGCAGACGAACAAGGACAAACGGTTTGGAAAGTGAAAGCGGCGCAAGCAACTTACAGTCAAGATCAGCAAGTCGCACAGGTCAAAAATCCGACAGGAGAATTATTTCAAGATGGCAAGCCTGTCTATCGAATTCAAGCCCAAGAAGGCGAAGTTCACCAAGATGGAAAACAGCTATTCCTGAAAGGACAAATTGTAGCGACAGATCCCAAAAGTGGCTTGGTACTGCGCGGTAATGAGTTAGAGTGGCGTCCCCAAGAAGATTTGTTGATCGTCCGCAACCAGTTAACGGGTAGCCATAAACAGGTGCAAGCTGTAGCGCAAGAAGCAAGAGTTTTTAGCCGCAAACAGCGCGTTGAACTGCAAGGGAAAGTTGTTGCTAACACAACGGAACCTGCTACGCAACTGCGCACGGAACAATTGACTTGGTTAATTCCAGAAGAAAGATTGATCGCCGATCGCGCGATCGCAATTGATCGCTATCAAGACAAAAAAATTACCGCAAGATCGACGGCAAATTCGGGTGAGTTCAATTTAAAGACCAAAATTGCGACGTTGAAAGAAAATGCGCAACTTGCACTTGTCGATCCACCTGTACAAGTTGCCAGCAACTCCGCCGTTTGGGATTTAAATACAGAAACTGTTACGACAGATCAACCAGTACGCGTCGTGCATCATCAAGAAAAAATGACGATGACAGCTAGACGAGGGCGGATGGATTTACGACAGCAAATTGCTTATCTTGATGGCGATGTTGTGGGTTCTGGGCAAAAAGGTCAAACGATCAACTCGCAAAGGCTAACGTGGACGATTCCGACGCAGTTAGTTGAAGCCCAAGGTAATGTTGTCTATCGTCAAACGCAACCGCCAGTTAGTTTTACGGGTGATAAAGCTGTCGGGAAACTGCAAAATGAAAGTTTGGTTGTTAGTAGTAGTGGTAGTGGTCGTCGGGTAGTGACGGAGATTGTTCCATAG
- the plsX gene encoding phosphate acyltransferase PlsX — protein sequence MGATRARIAIDAMGGDYAPTEIVAGALRAREELGVEVLLVGDPQQIKAVPHQNRLDQIAIIPAEGTVEMHEEPLSAIKRKPKASINVAMDLVKQKQADAVVSAGHSGAAMAAALLRLGRLRGIDRPAIGAVLPTMIASKPVLILDVGANVDCRPKFLEQFALMGTVYSQYVLGITAPKVGLLNIGEEESKGNDLAVRTHQLLKENKQISFIGNAEGRDVLSGRFDVIVCDGFAGNVLLKFAEAVGEVAIQILREELPQGLHGQIGTALLKSNLKRIKQRIDHAEHGGGLLLGVAGVCIISHGSSQAPSIFNAIRLAKEAIDNQVLERIQSQNRGVNLEVKDQGSEVRG from the coding sequence ATGGGAGCGACTCGCGCACGGATCGCAATTGATGCTATGGGAGGGGATTATGCCCCTACCGAAATTGTTGCTGGCGCACTGCGCGCACGGGAAGAATTAGGGGTAGAAGTTTTATTGGTGGGAGATCCCCAGCAAATTAAAGCTGTTCCACATCAAAATCGTTTAGACCAAATTGCTATCATTCCAGCGGAAGGAACGGTAGAAATGCATGAGGAGCCGCTAAGCGCCATCAAACGCAAGCCTAAGGCTTCGATCAATGTAGCAATGGACTTGGTGAAGCAAAAACAGGCAGATGCGGTAGTTTCTGCGGGTCACTCAGGAGCCGCGATGGCAGCTGCGTTGCTCCGCTTGGGACGCCTGCGAGGAATTGACCGTCCTGCGATTGGAGCAGTTTTGCCGACGATGATCGCAAGTAAGCCAGTGCTGATTCTTGATGTCGGGGCAAACGTTGATTGTCGCCCGAAGTTTTTAGAGCAGTTCGCGCTGATGGGAACAGTTTACAGCCAGTATGTCTTGGGGATTACAGCACCAAAAGTAGGGCTACTCAACATCGGTGAGGAAGAATCTAAAGGCAATGACTTGGCGGTAAGAACTCACCAACTGCTAAAAGAGAATAAGCAAATCTCGTTCATTGGTAACGCCGAAGGACGAGATGTCCTTTCTGGTCGTTTTGATGTGATTGTGTGTGATGGCTTTGCGGGTAATGTTCTGTTGAAGTTTGCTGAGGCTGTAGGAGAGGTAGCAATTCAAATTCTTCGCGAAGAACTACCGCAAGGGTTGCACGGACAAATTGGCACCGCCCTACTCAAGTCAAACCTCAAGCGGATCAAGCAGCGGATTGACCACGCCGAACACGGTGGAGGATTGCTCCTGGGTGTTGCGGGAGTATGCATCATCAGTCACGGCAGTTCCCAAGCACCATCAATCTTCAATGCGATTCGCTTAGCGAAAGAAGCAATTGATAACCAAGTTCTGGAGCGAATTCAGTCACAAAATCGCGGCGTAAATCTAGAGGTCAAGGATCAGGGGTCGGAGGTCAGGGGGTAA
- a CDS encoding D-alanyl-D-alanine carboxypeptidase, with the protein MLQLFGSGLISLWLEMAGVQPKPVDVLDFFTFNSRPGLVLTPDSHPFAADTVQAYLQQLEATGLARNNQGIWLQSGPVLLANNQGTQPLPAASITKVATSLAALKTWGPDHQFETLVGATGPINNGIVQGDLVIQGGGDPFFVWEEAIALGNSLNRMGIKRITGNLVMSGNFAMNYKTNPLQAGQLLQQAMNAATWSREVTVQYLTMPQGTPRPQVAIAGTVQVASLPNPKQILLVRHRSLPLSEILREMNIYSNNEMSEMLAQNLGGAQVVQSIAATTAKVPPQEIQLINGSGLGVENRISPRAACAMLMAIQRELLPAQLSVADLFPVSGRDRRGTMEARRIPQAAVIKTGTLRDVSALAGVLPTRDRGLVWFAIINRGTNVEGLRARQDQLLQSLLKQWQVTATVPAAIAPRFSNSTPIPLGAASRNEILYGG; encoded by the coding sequence ATGCTGCAACTGTTTGGTTCAGGACTCATTTCATTATGGTTAGAAATGGCAGGGGTACAACCTAAACCCGTCGATGTTTTGGATTTTTTTACATTCAATAGCCGTCCTGGGTTAGTTCTAACACCTGATTCTCATCCTTTTGCCGCTGACACGGTACAAGCGTATTTGCAGCAATTAGAAGCTACGGGCTTAGCGAGAAACAATCAGGGAATTTGGTTGCAGTCTGGACCTGTGTTACTTGCCAACAATCAAGGAACTCAACCTTTACCTGCGGCTTCGATTACCAAAGTGGCGACGTCGCTTGCGGCTTTAAAAACATGGGGACCCGATCACCAATTTGAAACGCTCGTTGGCGCAACTGGACCGATCAACAATGGCATTGTGCAAGGAGACTTAGTAATTCAAGGCGGGGGCGATCCATTTTTTGTGTGGGAAGAAGCGATCGCCCTCGGTAATAGTCTCAACCGCATGGGGATCAAGCGAATTACTGGCAACTTAGTGATGAGTGGCAATTTCGCCATGAATTACAAAACCAACCCTTTACAAGCTGGTCAACTGTTACAGCAAGCGATGAACGCAGCAACTTGGTCGCGTGAAGTCACCGTACAATACTTGACAATGCCCCAAGGAACGCCGCGCCCGCAAGTCGCGATCGCAGGTACTGTCCAAGTCGCATCCTTACCCAATCCCAAACAAATCTTGCTCGTGCGTCATCGTTCGTTACCCTTGTCTGAAATTCTCAGGGAAATGAACATTTACAGCAACAATGAAATGTCAGAAATGCTAGCCCAAAATCTTGGAGGCGCGCAGGTAGTACAATCGATAGCAGCAACCACTGCCAAAGTTCCACCGCAAGAAATTCAATTGATCAACGGTTCAGGTTTAGGAGTCGAAAACCGCATTTCGCCAAGAGCCGCGTGTGCGATGTTAATGGCAATTCAGCGCGAGTTACTCCCTGCACAGCTGAGTGTTGCTGATTTATTTCCTGTATCAGGACGCGATCGCCGAGGCACAATGGAAGCGCGACGCATTCCCCAAGCTGCGGTGATTAAAACGGGGACACTACGCGATGTCAGTGCTTTAGCCGGAGTTTTACCCACACGCGATCGCGGTTTAGTTTGGTTTGCCATTATCAATCGCGGAACGAATGTCGAAGGCTTACGCGCAAGACAAGATCAACTATTGCAAAGCTTGTTAAAGCAATGGCAAGTCACCGCTACAGTTCCCGCCGCGATCGCTCCCAGGTTCTCCAACAGCACTCCTATCCCGCTTGGGGCAGCCAGCCGCAACGAGATCTTATACGGAGGCTAG
- a CDS encoding DUF2288 domain-containing protein produces the protein MEDLRAELAEGLDEAEWNWLIPHVQRDAVIFVAEQLDLVDVGVALASDNVASVQSWIDDQLIHKPSVTQISDWNGDRTKRFNSLIVQPFVLIQEL, from the coding sequence ATGGAAGATTTAAGAGCAGAATTAGCAGAAGGTTTAGATGAAGCCGAATGGAATTGGTTAATTCCTCATGTGCAACGAGATGCAGTAATTTTTGTAGCAGAACAACTCGATTTAGTCGATGTGGGAGTAGCGCTTGCGAGTGACAATGTAGCATCAGTGCAAAGCTGGATTGATGACCAACTCATTCATAAACCTTCAGTTACTCAAATATCAGACTGGAATGGCGATCGCACAAAGCGATTTAATAGCTTAATTGTCCAACCCTTCGTTCTCATCCAAGAACTATAG
- a CDS encoding beta-ketoacyl-ACP synthase III: protein MLQNFGVAITGSGSAVPTNSLSNEVLTQLVETSDEWIATRTGIRSRRLATANDSLQAIATQASLQAIAMAGIAPTDIDLIILATSTPDDLFGSACQIQAALGATQAVAFDMTAACSGFVFGLVTAAQYIRTGVYQNILLIGADILSRWVDWEDRRTCVLFGDGAGAVVMQASNSDRLLGFELKSDGTQNRCLNLAYQPQPQPLVNDIDVAKGNYQPITMNGKEVYRFAVQRVPEVIDKALFRANLKVDQIDWLLLHQANQRILDAVADRLHIPHHKIISNLAHYGNTSAASIPLALDEAVRADKIKDGNIIAASGFGAGLTWGAAIFSWGR, encoded by the coding sequence ATGTTGCAAAATTTTGGGGTAGCAATTACAGGGAGTGGTTCAGCCGTACCAACTAACTCTCTCAGCAACGAAGTACTCACGCAGTTAGTGGAAACTTCAGATGAATGGATTGCGACACGAACAGGAATTCGTTCGCGACGCTTAGCAACAGCAAATGATTCTTTGCAAGCGATCGCCACTCAAGCATCTTTACAGGCGATCGCAATGGCAGGCATCGCACCAACCGACATCGATTTAATTATTCTGGCAACTTCAACTCCGGATGACTTGTTTGGTAGTGCGTGTCAAATTCAAGCGGCTTTGGGCGCAACGCAAGCTGTCGCCTTCGATATGACCGCAGCGTGTTCGGGTTTTGTCTTTGGATTGGTCACTGCGGCACAGTACATCCGCACAGGTGTCTATCAAAATATTCTCTTAATTGGGGCAGACATTCTCTCGCGCTGGGTTGATTGGGAAGATCGGCGGACGTGCGTTTTATTTGGCGATGGGGCGGGTGCAGTCGTGATGCAAGCGAGTAACAGCGATCGCTTACTCGGATTTGAACTTAAAAGTGACGGCACGCAAAATCGATGCCTCAACCTTGCCTATCAGCCTCAACCGCAACCACTCGTCAACGATATCGATGTTGCTAAAGGCAATTACCAACCGATCACGATGAACGGTAAAGAAGTGTATCGCTTTGCCGTACAACGCGTTCCAGAGGTCATTGATAAAGCGCTGTTTCGGGCTAATCTCAAGGTAGACCAAATTGATTGGTTGCTGCTACATCAAGCAAATCAACGTATCCTCGACGCTGTAGCCGATCGCTTGCATATTCCTCACCACAAAATCATCAGCAATCTTGCCCACTACGGCAATACTTCAGCCGCTTCAATTCCTTTAGCACTTGATGAAGCCGTACGTGCTGACAAAATCAAAGATGGCAATATTATTGCGGCTTCTGGTTTTGGTGCGGGATTAACTTGGGGTGCTGCAATTTTTTCATGGGGTAGATAA
- the fabD gene encoding ACP S-malonyltransferase — translation MTKTAWIFPGQGSQKIGMGIDLLEIDAAKAKFAQAEEILGWSVTEVCQSEDDKLSRTLYTQPCLYVVESLLVDLIQQQGQRPDLVAGHSLGEYIALYAAGVYDWAAGLTLVKRRAELMDNAAGGMMAALIGFDRDELEAQIQQTPDVVLANDNSPAQVVISGTPDAVNAVLSQVKSKRAVPLNVSGAFHSPLMAAAASEFEEVLRTVVFNPAQVPVLSNVEPTPAVDSEVIKERLRRQITGAVRWRETCECFRQEGIEQVIEIGPGNVLTGLIKRTHTDLILKNVSSAADLSA, via the coding sequence ATGACTAAGACTGCATGGATATTTCCTGGACAAGGTTCCCAAAAAATTGGGATGGGAATCGATTTATTAGAAATCGACGCAGCTAAAGCGAAATTTGCCCAAGCTGAAGAAATCTTAGGCTGGTCAGTGACCGAAGTTTGTCAAAGTGAGGATGATAAACTCTCGCGTACGCTTTATACGCAGCCCTGTCTTTACGTTGTGGAAAGTCTGCTCGTAGACTTGATTCAACAACAAGGTCAACGCCCCGATCTGGTTGCCGGACACAGCTTAGGAGAATACATTGCGCTCTACGCAGCAGGCGTTTATGATTGGGCAGCAGGCTTAACTTTAGTCAAACGGCGAGCCGAATTGATGGACAATGCTGCGGGTGGGATGATGGCAGCTTTGATCGGCTTTGATCGTGACGAACTCGAAGCGCAAATTCAACAAACTCCCGATGTTGTCTTAGCAAACGACAACAGCCCCGCGCAGGTGGTAATTTCAGGAACTCCTGACGCCGTGAACGCAGTTCTATCGCAAGTGAAATCAAAGCGTGCGGTTCCCTTAAATGTTTCAGGCGCGTTTCACTCTCCTTTGATGGCGGCGGCTGCGTCTGAATTTGAGGAAGTTCTGCGAACCGTTGTTTTTAATCCTGCGCAAGTTCCCGTACTATCAAACGTCGAACCAACTCCCGCTGTGGATAGTGAAGTTATCAAAGAACGCCTGCGGCGTCAAATTACCGGCGCTGTTAGATGGCGTGAAACTTGTGAATGTTTCCGCCAAGAAGGAATCGAGCAAGTTATAGAAATTGGTCCTGGTAATGTGCTAACTGGTTTGATCAAACGTACCCACACTGACTTAATCTTAAAGAATGTTAGTAGTGCGGCAGACCTCTCTGCTTAG
- the metG gene encoding methionine--tRNA ligase: MISASKTTEKFALTTPLYYVNDLPHIGSAYTTIAADILARFARLQGKSVMFVTGTDEHGQKIQRTAESKGRSPQAYCDEIAAGFVALWEKLDIQYDSFIRTTSTKHEAIVTSFVQRIWDQGDIYKSRQQGWYCVACEEFKEERELLDGHRCPIHTNKQAEWRDEENYFFRLSRYQSQLEELYQQHPDFIQPESRRNEVLSFVSQGLQDFSISRVNVQWGFPVPVDPKQTIYVWVDALIGYITALLDPEQEPNLENALSRWWPINLHLIGKDILRFHAVYWPAMLMSAGLPIPHNLFVHGFLTKDGQKMGKSLGNTLDPIALVERYGADAVRYYFFKEIEFGKDGDFNETRFINVLNADLANDLGNLLNRTLNMVKKYCNGNVPDCSSDDIPSSHPLKAIGLTLGEKVAHNYEALAFNQACDAILSLVRAGNKFIDEQAPWTLYKQGQQQQVEQVLYTVLESIRLAAYLLSPIIPNVSSKIYQQLGFSINFNEKSQIVVTPFNSHAKWGLLSVNEKLGTPKPVFQRLELLQAI; encoded by the coding sequence ATGATATCTGCGAGTAAAACAACAGAAAAATTTGCACTGACAACACCACTTTATTATGTGAATGACCTACCACACATTGGTAGTGCTTACACAACGATCGCTGCGGATATACTAGCAAGATTTGCGCGGTTACAAGGTAAGTCTGTCATGTTTGTGACAGGAACCGACGAACACGGTCAAAAAATTCAGCGCACCGCCGAAAGTAAAGGGCGATCGCCACAAGCTTACTGCGATGAAATTGCCGCAGGATTTGTTGCACTATGGGAAAAACTTGATATTCAGTACGATAGTTTTATCCGCACAACAAGCACAAAACACGAAGCGATCGTTACAAGTTTTGTTCAACGCATTTGGGATCAAGGCGATATCTACAAAAGTAGACAACAAGGCTGGTATTGCGTTGCGTGTGAAGAGTTCAAAGAAGAACGGGAACTATTAGATGGACATCGTTGTCCAATCCATACCAACAAGCAAGCCGAGTGGCGCGATGAAGAAAATTACTTTTTTCGCTTGTCACGCTATCAATCGCAGCTAGAAGAACTATACCAACAACACCCAGATTTTATTCAACCAGAAAGTCGCCGTAATGAAGTTCTCAGCTTCGTTAGCCAGGGACTGCAAGACTTTTCAATTTCACGCGTAAACGTACAGTGGGGCTTTCCCGTACCAGTCGATCCCAAACAAACAATCTATGTTTGGGTCGATGCTTTAATTGGATATATAACAGCCTTACTCGATCCAGAGCAAGAGCCAAATTTAGAAAATGCTTTGAGTCGATGGTGGCCAATTAATTTACATTTAATTGGCAAAGATATCTTACGGTTCCATGCTGTTTACTGGCCTGCAATGCTAATGTCTGCGGGGCTACCAATACCTCATAACCTCTTTGTACATGGCTTCTTAACTAAAGATGGGCAAAAAATGGGCAAAAGCCTTGGTAATACTCTTGATCCCATTGCTTTAGTTGAACGCTACGGCGCAGATGCGGTACGATATTACTTTTTTAAAGAAATTGAATTTGGCAAAGACGGAGATTTTAACGAAACGCGCTTTATTAATGTGCTAAACGCAGATTTAGCCAACGACTTGGGCAATTTGTTAAACCGCACTTTAAATATGGTGAAAAAGTATTGTAACGGAAATGTCCCTGATTGCTCAAGTGACGATATTCCCTCAAGCCACCCATTAAAGGCGATTGGCTTAACTTTGGGCGAAAAAGTTGCACATAACTACGAAGCCCTAGCCTTTAACCAAGCGTGTGATGCTATTTTGTCTTTAGTGAGAGCAGGTAATAAGTTTATCGACGAGCAAGCCCCCTGGACACTTTACAAACAAGGACAGCAGCAACAAGTAGAACAAGTACTCTATACTGTACTCGAATCGATTCGATTAGCAGCCTATTTGCTATCACCGATTATTCCAAACGTGTCCAGCAAGATTTATCAACAACTTGGTTTTTCCATAAACTTTAATGAAAAGTCACAAATTGTTGTGACGCCCTTTAATAGCCATGCCAAGTGGGGGCTATTAAGCGTAAACGAAAAATTAGGCACTCCAAAACCCGTATTCCAAAGACTCGAATTGCTACAAGCAATTTAG